The genomic segment TTTGTTGGATGTTTTCATCATAGGAGAGTACTGTTGATTTAGCCAAGGATGCTTTATTAAATATATTGGATTGCATTGTTTGAAAACTTTGACCTCTCAAAATATCAAACGGGTGTTTTGAATAACCGGGCACAAGCTCTACATGAATAATTCTTGATTCTCACTGGAACGCAAGAGAAAGCGGAATTAGACGCAGCTACTTGTTTTCCGTGCTCTTGCGTTCATCGTTTCTCAGTACTCGTTTGACGCCTGCTCTTGCCCTTTGAGTTCTAGTTAGAACCAGCCTTTATCAGTTATCGATGACTTTGTTTATAATCGATCGCTTTGTGGTAATGATATTTCACTCGCAGATAAGCGCGGGGCGGGCGTGAGAATTATGCGACGCCATCGTTAAATGGAGCTGATAATCGAATCCATGATCAAACACACTGCGACACGCCAAAAGCTGCTGGCGAAAGCCATTTAAGTGACGAAAGCCGGTAATTTCGTGCTGAAGATAAATGGCTTCATGGCAGATAAATGGTTTCCTATGTGAGTTTATCCGCGCAAGGGGAGAGAAAGAAACGAATAAGCGCAATGAAATCAAGGATCGAACTGAAAGCTCCGAACATAAACAGTAATCAGACTATGTAATAACTCATTTGATGATTGATTGAAGGTAATTTCGAAGAGGTGCAGTATTTGCAGCTGTCAAGAAACTGAAATTAAATCATCCCCGAGAGATTTGGTTTATTCCGGCAACATTCACCGTTCTATCCCATTTATTAAATATAGGTGCCGACCACTCGATATCTGACGAATcagtaacaaaacaaaaaaaacgattTAGCAAACCACAATCGAGTTcatgagaaaaaaagagaaacctAACCGGCGGGTTATTTTGAGTAGGGAAAAAGAAGTTTATCCATTTCAGGTTTctaatggtcggtcccttagCCGTGTGCTATGTCGTATAGCTTCTGGTCGGTCCCTAGGCCGTGTGCTATGTCGTATAGCTTCTGTTTCTGGGGCCCTGGATGTCTAAAGGGCTTAAATGATTGTCAGATTTTCCTTTGGGGACCCCCTGGTCCTGTATTGTCTCGAGGAAGTCGCATGCAAGTCTGTCACCCCAATACACGGGCAAAGCGTTTTCTAAAAAGCCACAGTGACCTCCATTCTCTGGAGCGACGAGAATAAAATTAGACGAAGTTTTGAAAAGGCTAAATGGAATTATCTCTTTTGGAATGACCGGATCATCTATCGCGCTCACACACAGAACTGGAATGCTAACATTGGCAACGTTACGCATCGGGTTGTTTAATCGCCAATACTCATCCGTTGAGTAGTACTGAGGATTCAAGCGCACATGAACTCTTTCTTCAAAGTCCTTGACCGTCTCGCTCTTCATAGCGTTATCGTAGTTTATAGCCTCCCACAAGGAGGAATGTTGCCGAACAAGCATCTTGAGTTCACGGATAACTATCGTGTTGTACGGCTCGAAAAACTTCCCTCTAAAGTACCCCTCTGTGTCGTAACTAGGCGAGATGCAAACAGCAGCTGTGACGTTGGTAGTTGACCCTACTTCTCCTAGATACGATATCAAAAGGTCGGACCCCGTCGAGTAGGCGACCGCGAAGATCTCCGCGTACGGGAACATGCGATGAATGAACGTCACGGCTTCCTCGAGATCCCCACCCTCAGCGAACGCCTGCAGTCGCCTTGTGGTTAATGGAGTTAAGCTGTGACCTCTGCGATTAAACACGACCGGGCGAAATTTTCGCTCAAGCGCCATTGTACACGCGGACGACAGATCCACTGCTGTTTGTGTTAGTGCTGGGATGAGTAACATAACAGGACTGACTTTAAGTAGGCTATTATCATTGACAGTCATCCAGTCCAGTGCGATGATTCCCTTGTCCGCCATTTGTAGATATTCCCGCGTAAATTCGACCTCAGCTTGCGGTAGAATCCACGGTAGAAAAGTCTGTAGACGGTTACCGCTAGCCCAAAAAGTCGGCGTGAATGGTTTAGTGAGCGTTTGGCATTTCTTCACAAGTAGAACATTAAGACGCGATTTTTTGAAGTATAGAGTGTTTGTAAATTTACGTTTTCTTTGATAAAACAGAAGGCCGACCCAGAAGACGACAACAACTGCTAAAACCGCGGGCAAACCAACCATCTTCTCGAAACCTCCTTCTCTTGATTGACCGTTCATGAAATTAGGCTTTTCTGAAACGCTGTTTCGTTCGTTGAAGTTCGTTACAATAATAGATCTTTCCCCTCTTACGTCACAttagtgttgtgtttatctgGTTGGAACAAAACATACGATGCTGAGTACTATTTGTTTACCCGTCATTCGACATCAACAACCATCTGGTTTGAAGCTTTGGATAAACCTCACAGGGCTGACCAAGTTTGCGGCTGAGCTATCGATGAAAAACAAGAATCACAATCATTAAGTGCATCATATGATTAAAACGACAAAGGCTATCGCACTTTCGCGCGtcgaaacaaaacaaagaaaagatgTAAATGAAGTAATAAATTGCATAATCTATACCCTTTATCCCTTGTTTATCATGTTCCAGTGTTGTTCTATTGAATTCATAGCTATTAAATCCTCAACTTTTCATATCAGAACAGCTTGTTGTTTAATCGTGCATAGCACATGAAAACACAAATCTCACTCAGATCCAAGTACGGGTTTACTCGCGTTTTTCGAGCTCGGCATATCAAAGTACTGACCTTATAGTGCTAAGCACTACTTCTCTGAGCACAGTTCCTCAACAGAGCTATTCATTATTTCCACGATACGCCTTCAAGCTCTTATTTACACTTATTAGTTTTGCTTCAACTTAATTTGGGTTCgcaaatagcaaaaaaataagacaGAGTTCATGAGTGACATAAAGCCCGGCAtcgctttttattttttaggctaatattcaaaaaatataaacgTTATCTTAGGACGCCCTTTTCCTCTAACTTTTTAGCTCTAGCGGTTGATAAACAAATACTACCAAAACAATTGACATGTTACTTGCTTCATTAGAGTTACTAAGTTTGAATATTTTTGCGATCATAGCATCCCCTTAATCTCCTCTTACCTCTGCAATAACCGCTCTAAATTTCTCCTAAAAATGAAAGAGAAAACGCTGTTCAAGCTTGCTATGGAAACATTTTTCCCGCGTGGCGATAATGTAAAGAATATCAAACTTATGAAAGACAGCTGACGAGTTGCCCCAAAATGGAAATTGGTTTTCGTCGGCTAACGCCAATCATGTTTGCTCGCCCATTCATCTTTGTCATTAAAATCgcctttgtttgtttgcgCTTTAGTTAAAACACAGAGAAGCCCCACCATTCGAGGGCCCTACGGATGATCTTATCAAATGATTTACCAGTAGAAATAAGACGTAGATAAGTGGACTGCGGACATGAACGTCAAAATGCTAATTGTTGTCGTTTGTTTGCTTTCACTTTACGGATACACGTTATAGACTTATAGATGTAAATTTTGTTCACTGTGCAAGCGTGGTTAGTTTTTAAAAGCGCTATTTTAAATCTAGGCTCTAGCCTGGCAAGGAAGAGTTCTTGTTGAGTACTTCCGCTCTTTTCCAGAGCTCGGTTTCTTGGGACATCTGCATTGGCATGTgatgcgcatgcgcaaatGCCTTTTATACACTCTCCCTGGTGAGCACGTACGGGCAACTCTTTCGTTAAGCCCGGAAGATACGCAAGCGGAAGTGAAAGAGAACAGTTTGTTAAATTCTGCTTGACTAAATGGACAGCACCTAAAGCACACATTTAAAACATCAAATTGCGGTTGAGATACTCTCTTCACAAAGAAGCCGGAAAAGTTTGAGGACATCTTTCGTTGAAGCTTTTAAAGAGCCGGAAAGATAGCGACGTGGAGTCAAAGTGTCTTCTTCGATAGCCCGAGAGCGATTAGCGGTCGCTAAGCTTGTTTTACGCCAGTATAACAAGCCAATTGAAATACAGATGCTTTTGTTGTCAACTGTTATGGCCAGCTTTCACGCATTGCGCCCCCCACAACTCAGCGCATAAAAGAGTTGCCGTATAAATAACATTTCCAAACAATTCCAAGCGACCCAATCGTCTCCCCAGTCGACATGCATTGTGCCTTTCttagttattattttttctagtTGTTCTAGACGTAGCAACGTCTCAGTTCAGCCGTAAT from the Nematostella vectensis chromosome 4, jaNemVect1.1, whole genome shotgun sequence genome contains:
- the LOC5503946 gene encoding protein ABHD15 — protein: MNGQSREGGFEKMVGLPAVLAVVVVFWVGLLFYQRKRKFTNTLYFKKSRLNVLLVKKCQTLTKPFTPTFWASGNRLQTFLPWILPQAEVEFTREYLQMADKGIIALDWMTVNDNSLLKVSPVMLLIPALTQTAVDLSSACTMALERKFRPVVFNRRGHSLTPLTTRRLQAFAEGGDLEEAVTFIHRMFPYAEIFAVAYSTGSDLLISYLGEVGSTTNVTAAVCISPSYDTEGYFRGKFFEPYNTIVIRELKMLVRQHSSLWEAINYDNAMKSETVKDFEERVHVRLNPQYYSTDEYWRLNNPMRNVANVSIPVLCVSAIDDPVIPKEIIPFSLFKTSSNFILVAPENGGHCGFLENALPVYWGDRLACDFLETIQDQGVPKGKSDNHLSPLDIQGPRNRSYTT